In Salana multivorans, a single genomic region encodes these proteins:
- a CDS encoding alpha-glucuronidase: MSSTPSRVHPAWLPPEALAPLTSGTAAVVGDGPCLDTARRELAGARPAPAREADVVVATGDACADDLGLAELPAPPPRGAVTVRTGGRLVVVGHDGAAALRGLYAAARTAARARLAGRSTPDGVSIDAPEQPRRMLDHWDNMEVHPVMGQVERGYAGGSLFFEAGRVRDDLARVHEYARLLASIGIDAVAVNNVNVHEREAHLLTDDLADVARLADVFRAYGMVTYLSVSFGSPRLLGHLATNDPLDEDVRAWWRQATDRVYATIPDFGGYVVKADSEGQPGPFAYGRTHADGANLLAEALRPHGGTVVWRAFVYDHRQDWRDRSTDRARAAHDHFAPLDGRFAENVVLQVKHGPMDFQVREPVSPVIAAMPRTRVAVELQVTQEYTGQQRHVAYLAPAWREYLGFRLDGEHTVAQLAAGETSPDRPQPAGGLAAVSNVGTDAFWTGHPLAQANLYAFGRLAWDSSLTAEEILDEWVALTFAGADDAALTRIAAALHAMMDDSLARYEAYTAPLGIGFMVTPGVHYGPSVEGYEYSPWGTYHFADRDGIGVDRTVATGTGYTGQYPSPWRETYESLETCPDELLLFFHHVPYTHVLHSGSTVVQHVYDSRADAVEQLDDVEGAWASLADLVGTAVPEAYDARVRERLAEQRRSAVEWRDQLRTYFHRASGIPDATGRAIY, from the coding sequence GTGAGTTCCACCCCGTCCCGTGTCCACCCCGCCTGGCTGCCGCCCGAGGCGCTGGCGCCCCTGACGTCCGGCACGGCCGCCGTCGTCGGGGACGGGCCCTGCCTCGACACCGCGCGCCGCGAGCTCGCCGGCGCCCGGCCGGCGCCGGCGCGGGAGGCGGACGTCGTCGTCGCCACCGGCGACGCCTGCGCCGACGACCTCGGCCTGGCCGAGCTGCCCGCGCCGCCGCCGCGGGGCGCCGTCACCGTCCGGACCGGCGGGCGGCTCGTCGTCGTCGGTCACGACGGCGCCGCGGCGCTGCGCGGCCTGTACGCCGCGGCGCGGACGGCGGCGCGCGCCCGGCTCGCGGGCCGGAGCACGCCGGACGGGGTGAGCATCGACGCGCCGGAACAGCCGCGGCGGATGCTGGACCACTGGGACAACATGGAGGTCCACCCCGTCATGGGGCAGGTCGAGCGCGGCTACGCCGGCGGCTCGCTCTTCTTCGAGGCTGGCCGCGTCCGCGACGACCTCGCCCGCGTGCACGAGTACGCCCGGCTGCTCGCCTCGATCGGGATCGACGCGGTCGCGGTGAACAACGTCAACGTGCACGAGCGCGAGGCGCACCTGCTCACGGACGACCTCGCGGACGTCGCCCGCCTGGCCGACGTGTTCCGCGCCTACGGCATGGTCACCTACCTGTCGGTGTCGTTCGGCTCGCCCCGGCTGCTCGGTCACCTGGCGACGAACGACCCGCTGGACGAGGACGTGCGGGCGTGGTGGCGGCAGGCGACCGACCGCGTCTACGCGACCATCCCGGACTTCGGCGGCTACGTCGTCAAGGCGGACTCCGAGGGACAGCCGGGGCCGTTCGCCTACGGCCGCACGCACGCCGACGGCGCGAACCTGCTCGCCGAGGCGCTGCGTCCGCACGGCGGCACCGTCGTGTGGCGGGCCTTCGTCTACGACCACCGGCAGGACTGGCGGGACCGCTCGACCGACCGGGCCCGCGCGGCCCACGACCACTTCGCCCCGCTCGACGGCCGGTTCGCCGAGAACGTCGTCCTCCAGGTCAAGCACGGTCCGATGGACTTCCAGGTCCGGGAGCCGGTCTCGCCGGTCATCGCGGCGATGCCCCGCACGCGGGTCGCGGTCGAGCTCCAGGTCACGCAGGAGTACACCGGGCAGCAGCGCCACGTCGCCTATCTCGCACCGGCCTGGCGGGAGTACCTGGGCTTCCGGCTCGACGGAGAGCACACCGTCGCCCAGCTCGCGGCGGGCGAGACCTCCCCGGACCGGCCGCAGCCGGCCGGCGGCCTCGCGGCGGTGTCGAACGTCGGGACGGACGCGTTCTGGACCGGGCACCCCCTCGCGCAGGCGAACCTCTACGCGTTCGGGCGGCTGGCCTGGGACTCCTCGCTCACGGCGGAGGAGATCCTCGACGAGTGGGTCGCGCTCACGTTCGCGGGCGCCGACGACGCCGCGCTCACCCGGATCGCCGCGGCGCTGCACGCGATGATGGACGACTCGCTCGCGCGGTACGAGGCGTACACGGCTCCGCTCGGGATCGGCTTCATGGTGACGCCGGGCGTCCACTACGGGCCGTCGGTCGAGGGGTACGAGTACTCGCCGTGGGGGACCTACCACTTCGCCGACCGCGACGGGATCGGCGTCGACCGGACCGTCGCGACCGGGACCGGGTACACCGGCCAGTACCCGTCACCGTGGCGCGAGACGTACGAGTCGCTCGAGACCTGCCCGGACGAGCTGCTGCTGTTCTTCCACCACGTCCCCTACACGCACGTGCTGCACTCCGGGAGCACGGTCGTGCAGCACGTCTACGACTCGCGCGCCGACGCCGTCGAGCAGCTCGACGACGTCGAGGGCGCGTGGGCGTCGCTCGCCGACCTCGTCGGGACGGCCGTCCCCGAGGCGTACGACGCGCGGGTCCGCGAGCGCCTGGCCGAGCAGCGGCGCAGCGCGGTGGAGTGGCGCGACCAGCTCCGCACGTACTTCCACCGGGCCTCCGGCATCCCGGACGCGACGGGGCGCGCGATCTACTGA
- a CDS encoding ABC transporter permease has protein sequence MTTTEDPPARTARAARTARSVDVDRARKNGWGSALRRDWRLYTFLVVPLVFLLIFRYLPMAGNVIAFRRFRPGGSIFGDEWVGLYYFEQFIHNQQFWQVFWNTVILGGLSLLVCFPLPIVLALLLNELRSRRFKRIVQTVSYLPHFMSIVIVVGIVFQLTSIDGTVNQIIRAVGGDAIPFMQLPEWFRTIYVSSEVWQTVGWGTILYLAALTTVDEQLYEAARIDGANRWKQTWHITLPGIRPTMMVLLILNIGSFMAVGFEKVLLLQNPLIYSTGDVISTYLYRVGIQSAQFSYGTAIGLFEALIGLTLVLSANFFSRKMVGASLW, from the coding sequence ATGACCACAACGGAGGATCCGCCCGCGCGCACGGCGCGAGCGGCTCGAACGGCGCGGTCGGTCGATGTCGACCGAGCGCGCAAGAACGGCTGGGGCAGCGCCCTGCGCCGTGACTGGCGGCTCTACACGTTCCTCGTCGTCCCCCTCGTCTTCCTCCTGATCTTCCGGTACCTGCCGATGGCGGGGAACGTCATCGCGTTCCGCCGGTTCCGCCCCGGCGGGTCGATCTTCGGGGACGAGTGGGTCGGGCTGTACTACTTCGAGCAGTTCATCCACAACCAGCAGTTCTGGCAGGTGTTCTGGAACACCGTCATCCTCGGCGGGCTGTCGCTCCTCGTCTGCTTCCCGCTGCCGATCGTGCTCGCCCTGCTGCTCAACGAGCTGCGGTCGCGGCGGTTCAAGCGGATCGTCCAGACGGTCTCCTACCTGCCGCACTTCATGTCGATCGTCATCGTCGTCGGCATCGTCTTCCAGCTCACGTCGATCGACGGGACGGTCAACCAGATCATCCGGGCGGTCGGCGGGGACGCGATCCCGTTCATGCAGCTGCCCGAGTGGTTCCGGACGATCTACGTGTCCTCCGAGGTGTGGCAGACGGTCGGCTGGGGGACCATCCTCTACCTGGCCGCGCTCACCACCGTCGACGAGCAGCTCTACGAGGCCGCCCGGATCGACGGCGCCAACCGGTGGAAGCAGACCTGGCACATCACCCTGCCCGGCATCCGCCCGACCATGATGGTGCTGCTCATCCTCAACATCGGGTCCTTCATGGCGGTCGGGTTCGAGAAGGTGCTGCTCCTGCAGAACCCGCTCATCTACTCCACCGGCGACGTCATCTCGACGTACCTCTACCGCGTCGGCATCCAGTCGGCGCAGTTCTCCTACGGGACCGCGATCGGCCTGTTCGAGGCGCTCATCGGCCTGACCCTCGTCCTCTCCGCGAACTTCTTCTCGCGCAAGATGGTTGGAGCATCGCTGTGGTGA
- a CDS encoding serine hydrolase domain-containing protein: MDDDPIATPAIALRKLAADLGPAGLDPHALLVLHRGRELLRGSWAPYRIDRPALVYSVSKTFTSLAIGCLVADGLVDVDAPVDTYLDAPNPYGWTVRDLLTMSTGHSREQTLDLPFDARAFLATAPELPRGTFAYNSPASFLLGAIVRAVTGGELTDLLRPRVLDPVGVEPVWWRTLGGVQQGFSGLHVRATDLARIGRLLLGDGVWDGRELLSADYLAELRRAQVPTVEPAADAQNADLDLGGEPDTHDDDWALGYGFQVWRSRHGYRLDGAYGQFVLVVPDRDLVISYQGATTTTQATLDLLWRFVESVPVTGDAPGPERGAGDATGDAPRDAAGEAPRDAAQGAEPPLVLALDSWADRDALTFPADGALDVTGWTLTDLAEGGGAEGGADAVWELALPAAGHAAARVRVPADRWAHTVVGAAAGPDADGVGAAGAAQGAEGPATRASATPGAAADSLALAVRGERRADGSVRVHVVVPTTPHRIVLERGAAGDLTASWHTAPLWRPELATLLTPRWLSDGAAPA, from the coding sequence ATGGACGACGACCCCATCGCCACCCCCGCCATCGCACTGCGCAAGCTCGCCGCGGACCTCGGTCCGGCCGGCCTCGACCCGCACGCGCTCCTCGTCCTGCACCGCGGCCGCGAGCTGCTGCGGGGGTCCTGGGCCCCGTACCGGATCGACCGTCCGGCGCTCGTCTACTCGGTGTCGAAGACGTTCACGTCGCTCGCCATCGGCTGCCTCGTGGCCGACGGGCTGGTCGACGTCGACGCCCCCGTCGACACCTACCTCGACGCCCCCAACCCGTACGGCTGGACGGTGCGCGACCTGCTCACCATGAGCACCGGCCACTCGCGCGAGCAGACCCTCGACCTGCCGTTCGACGCGCGCGCGTTCCTCGCGACGGCGCCGGAGCTGCCGCGCGGCACGTTCGCCTACAACTCCCCCGCGAGCTTCCTGCTCGGCGCGATCGTCCGGGCGGTCACGGGCGGCGAGCTCACCGACCTGCTGCGACCGCGCGTCCTCGACCCGGTGGGGGTCGAACCGGTCTGGTGGCGCACGCTCGGTGGCGTGCAGCAGGGGTTCTCCGGACTGCACGTCCGCGCGACCGACCTCGCCCGGATCGGCCGCCTGCTGCTCGGCGACGGCGTGTGGGACGGGCGAGAGCTGCTGTCCGCCGACTACCTGGCGGAGCTGCGCCGGGCGCAGGTGCCGACGGTCGAGCCGGCCGCCGACGCGCAGAACGCGGACCTCGATCTCGGCGGCGAGCCGGACACCCACGACGACGACTGGGCGCTCGGCTACGGCTTCCAGGTCTGGCGCAGCCGGCACGGGTACCGGCTCGACGGCGCGTACGGGCAGTTCGTGCTCGTCGTCCCCGACCGCGACCTCGTCATCTCCTACCAGGGGGCGACCACGACGACGCAGGCGACGCTCGACCTGCTCTGGCGGTTCGTCGAGTCCGTCCCGGTGACGGGCGACGCGCCGGGCCCCGAGCGGGGGGCTGGCGACGCCACGGGCGACGCGCCGCGCGACGCGGCGGGCGAGGCGCCGCGCGACGCGGCGCAGGGCGCCGAGCCCCCGCTCGTGCTCGCGCTCGACTCGTGGGCGGACCGGGACGCGCTGACGTTCCCGGCCGACGGTGCGCTCGACGTCACCGGCTGGACGCTCACCGACCTCGCCGAGGGGGGCGGGGCCGAGGGGGGCGCCGACGCCGTCTGGGAGCTCGCGCTGCCGGCCGCCGGGCACGCCGCGGCGCGGGTCCGCGTGCCCGCCGACCGGTGGGCGCACACGGTCGTCGGGGCCGCCGCCGGACCGGACGCCGATGGCGTCGGCGCGGCGGGTGCCGCCCAGGGGGCCGAGGGTCCGGCGACCCGGGCGAGCGCGACGCCGGGCGCCGCGGCCGACAGCCTCGCGCTGGCGGTGCGGGGCGAGCGGCGAGCTGACGGCTCGGTCCGCGTCCACGTCGTCGTGCCGACGACGCCGCACCGGATCGTCCTCGAGCGCGGCGCCGCCGGCGACCTCACCGCGAGCTGGCACACGGCGCCGCTGTGGCGACCCGAGCTCGCCACGCTGCTCACGCCGCGCTGGCTCTCCGATGGCGCCGCCCCGGCGTGA
- a CDS encoding class II aldolase/adducin family protein — MNDDHPIRPSLGETLDSMGEAGARISEIDAAEAGAGNISVYLGWDTEVRRRFPIAEEIELPLAAPHLVGGTLLVTGSGRRLRQIVADPEACVAAVKVHDDGLHATMYTSPKRLFERLTSEFNSHLGVHEDQVARRGVAFQAVVHAQPPHLTYLSHIPAYQDTEYLNRHILRWEPESIVSLSQGVEVLPFYIPGSEQMMAANVAGLREREITLWGKHGVMARSDLSVTRAVDRIEYAETGAKYEYMDLAAGRLAEGLTREEIASVAREFDIDSPWV; from the coding sequence ATGAACGACGACCACCCGATCCGCCCCAGCCTCGGGGAGACCCTCGACAGCATGGGCGAGGCCGGTGCCCGGATCAGCGAGATCGACGCGGCCGAGGCCGGCGCCGGCAACATCTCCGTCTACCTCGGCTGGGACACCGAGGTGCGCCGCCGGTTCCCGATCGCCGAGGAGATCGAGCTGCCGCTGGCGGCCCCGCACCTCGTCGGCGGGACGCTGCTCGTCACCGGCTCCGGCCGGCGGCTGCGGCAGATCGTCGCCGACCCCGAGGCCTGCGTCGCCGCCGTCAAGGTGCACGACGACGGCCTGCACGCCACGATGTACACCTCCCCGAAGCGGCTGTTCGAGCGGCTGACCAGCGAGTTCAACTCCCACCTCGGCGTGCACGAGGACCAGGTCGCGCGTCGGGGCGTCGCGTTCCAGGCCGTGGTCCACGCGCAGCCGCCGCACCTCACCTACCTCTCGCACATCCCGGCCTACCAGGACACCGAGTACCTCAACCGGCACATCCTGCGCTGGGAGCCGGAGTCGATCGTCTCGCTCTCCCAGGGCGTCGAGGTGCTGCCGTTCTACATCCCCGGCTCGGAGCAGATGATGGCGGCGAACGTCGCGGGCCTGCGCGAGCGCGAGATCACGCTCTGGGGCAAGCACGGCGTCATGGCGCGGTCGGACCTGTCGGTGACGCGGGCCGTCGACCGGATCGAGTACGCCGAGACCGGCGCGAAGTACGAGTACATGGACCTCGCCGCCGGACGTCTGGCCGAGGGGCTCACGCGCGAGGAGATCGCCTCCGTCGCGCGCGAGTTCGACATCGACTCGCCCTGGGTCTGA
- a CDS encoding beta-glucosidase family protein — MDEERAPGFVTGPWHDVTATPDQRARALVAAMTLEEKLAQLVGLWVGADASGEDVAPHQGDMTENGPSFGDAIVDGLGQLTRPFGTAPVDPVLGARSLARAQESVRAASRFGIPAQVHEECLAGFAAWGATAYPIPLSWGATFDPELVEDMAARIGRAMRSVGVHQGLAPVLDVVRDYRWGRVEETIGEDPHLVATIASAYVHGLESTGVVATLKHFAGYSGSRAGRNHAPVSAGPRELAEVFYPPFEMALREGGARSVMNSYAEVDGVPAAADEARLTGLLREQWGFEGVVVADYFAVAFLRTLQRVAGSDGEAAGLALRAGIDVELPSPFAYTGPLAAEVRAGRVSEELVDRALVRVLRQKAELGLLDPDWAPASPDVVDLDPPADQELALRLAREAVVLLDAGDVLPLAPGARLAVVGPLADDPFAMLGCYSFPAHVGVHHPEAGLGIEIPSLLSELTAVHDGPVTHAPGCDVQAPGRDGFERAVELARDADVAVVAVGDRAGLFGRGTSGEGCDAADLALPGEQAALVEAVLATGTPVVLVVLSGRPYALGAYAGRAALVQTFFPGERGGRAIAEVLAGAVNPSGHLPVQVPREPGAQPGTYLAPPLGLRTDVSNLDPTPLFPFGFGRSYAELTWGEVTCEAIQWSVSGDVEVGVELANETEREAADVVQLYLHDPVAQVTRPDVRLVGYRRVTLAPGERARVTFTVPADVASFPGLAGHRIVEPGEVELRVARSAADVHHAIPLVLVGPERRVGFDRRHLSTSAVAVDADLGARA, encoded by the coding sequence ATGGACGAGGAACGAGCCCCCGGGTTCGTGACCGGGCCGTGGCACGACGTCACGGCCACGCCCGACCAGCGCGCCCGCGCGCTCGTCGCGGCGATGACGCTGGAGGAGAAGCTCGCGCAGCTCGTCGGCCTGTGGGTCGGGGCGGATGCCTCCGGTGAGGACGTCGCACCCCACCAGGGTGACATGACGGAGAACGGCCCGTCCTTCGGCGACGCGATCGTCGACGGTCTGGGGCAGCTCACCCGCCCGTTCGGCACCGCCCCCGTCGACCCCGTCCTCGGCGCCCGCTCGCTCGCCCGGGCGCAGGAGTCCGTCCGGGCCGCCAGCCGGTTCGGCATCCCGGCGCAGGTGCACGAGGAGTGTCTGGCCGGGTTCGCCGCCTGGGGCGCGACGGCGTACCCGATCCCGCTGTCCTGGGGCGCGACGTTCGACCCCGAGCTGGTCGAGGACATGGCGGCACGGATCGGTCGGGCGATGCGCTCGGTCGGGGTGCACCAGGGGCTCGCGCCCGTCCTCGACGTCGTGCGCGACTACCGGTGGGGGCGCGTGGAGGAGACGATCGGCGAGGACCCCCACCTCGTCGCGACCATCGCCTCGGCCTACGTGCACGGGCTGGAGAGCACCGGCGTCGTGGCGACGCTCAAGCACTTTGCGGGCTACTCGGGGTCGCGGGCGGGGCGTAACCATGCGCCGGTCTCGGCGGGGCCGAGGGAGCTGGCGGAGGTGTTCTACCCGCCGTTCGAGATGGCGTTGCGCGAGGGTGGGGCGCGGTCGGTGATGAACTCCTACGCCGAGGTCGACGGGGTCCCCGCGGCCGCCGACGAGGCGCGGCTCACCGGGCTCCTGCGCGAGCAGTGGGGCTTCGAGGGCGTCGTGGTCGCCGACTACTTCGCCGTCGCCTTCCTCCGCACGCTCCAGCGGGTGGCGGGGAGCGACGGCGAGGCCGCCGGCCTCGCGCTGCGCGCCGGGATCGACGTCGAGCTGCCCTCGCCCTTCGCCTACACCGGCCCGCTCGCGGCCGAGGTCCGCGCCGGGCGCGTGAGCGAGGAGCTGGTCGACCGCGCACTCGTCCGGGTGCTGCGGCAGAAGGCCGAGCTCGGCCTGCTCGACCCCGACTGGGCGCCCGCCTCGCCGGACGTCGTCGACCTCGACCCGCCCGCCGACCAGGAGCTGGCGCTCCGGCTCGCCCGCGAGGCCGTCGTCCTGCTCGACGCCGGCGACGTCCTCCCGCTGGCGCCGGGCGCTCGCCTCGCGGTCGTCGGCCCGCTCGCCGACGACCCGTTCGCCATGCTCGGCTGCTACTCCTTCCCGGCGCACGTCGGCGTCCACCACCCCGAGGCCGGTCTCGGCATCGAGATCCCGTCGCTGCTGTCCGAGCTGACCGCCGTCCACGACGGGCCCGTGACCCACGCGCCCGGCTGCGACGTCCAGGCGCCCGGCCGCGACGGCTTCGAGCGCGCCGTCGAGCTGGCCCGGGACGCGGACGTCGCCGTCGTGGCGGTCGGCGACCGCGCCGGGCTGTTCGGCCGGGGCACGTCGGGCGAGGGGTGCGACGCCGCGGACCTGGCGCTGCCGGGGGAGCAGGCCGCGCTGGTCGAGGCGGTGCTCGCCACGGGCACCCCCGTCGTCCTCGTCGTCCTGTCCGGTCGTCCCTACGCCCTCGGCGCGTACGCCGGGCGGGCGGCGCTGGTCCAGACGTTCTTCCCCGGCGAGCGCGGCGGCCGGGCGATCGCCGAGGTCCTCGCGGGTGCCGTCAACCCGTCGGGACACCTGCCCGTGCAGGTCCCGCGCGAGCCCGGCGCCCAGCCCGGCACGTACCTCGCGCCGCCGCTCGGCCTGCGCACCGACGTCAGCAACCTCGACCCCACGCCCCTGTTCCCGTTCGGGTTCGGTCGGTCCTACGCCGAGCTCACCTGGGGCGAGGTGACGTGCGAGGCCATCCAGTGGTCGGTCTCCGGCGACGTCGAGGTCGGCGTCGAGCTCGCGAACGAGACCGAGCGCGAGGCCGCCGACGTCGTCCAGCTCTACCTGCACGATCCGGTCGCCCAGGTCACCCGACCCGACGTCCGGCTCGTCGGGTACCGGCGCGTGACGCTCGCCCCCGGCGAGCGCGCCCGCGTCACGTTCACGGTCCCCGCCGACGTCGCGTCCTTCCCGGGGCTCGCGGGGCACCGCATCGTGGAGCCGGGGGAGGTCGAGCTGCGTGTGGCTCGGTCCGCCGCCGACGTCCACCACGCGATCCCACTCGTTCTCGTGGGTCCCGAGCGCCGGGTCGGGTTCGACCGGCGCCACCTGTCCACCTCCGCCGTCGCGGTCGATGCCGACCTCGGCGCGCGGGCATGA
- a CDS encoding L-rhamnose mutarotase: MPRYCFVSRVAPEHLAAYRERHAAVWPEMLRALRDAGWRHYSLFLSDDGLLVGQFEAQDREAAQAAMAATEVNARWQAEMARLFVGDGSPDEEFVYLPEVFNLEEQLAAADESGV, translated from the coding sequence ATGCCTCGCTACTGCTTCGTCTCGCGGGTCGCGCCCGAGCACCTCGCGGCGTACCGGGAGCGGCACGCCGCCGTCTGGCCCGAGATGCTCCGCGCCCTGCGTGACGCGGGCTGGCGCCACTACTCCCTGTTCCTGTCCGACGACGGGCTGCTCGTCGGGCAGTTCGAGGCGCAGGACCGGGAGGCCGCCCAGGCCGCGATGGCCGCGACCGAGGTGAACGCGCGCTGGCAGGCCGAGATGGCCCGGCTGTTCGTCGGCGACGGGAGCCCCGACGAGGAGTTCGTCTACCTGCCCGAGGTGTTCAACCTCGAGGAGCAGCTCGCCGCAGCTGACGAGTCGGGGGTCTGA
- a CDS encoding carbohydrate ABC transporter permease, producing MTDPLAVAPDIAAVRTQGGAVRDTPGYRAFRVVNVAVLLLVCVVTLYPFVNLVAKAFSSEGYIAAGQVNLWPRGFNTTTFQAVMGDPMFWTNYKNTLVYTVVGTIIAMLLTTTYAYAISRPRLKGRTFFIGLAVFTMFFGGGLIPNYILIANFLGWRNSMWAVVVPGALSVFNLLVMKSFFENFPAELEEAAAIDGLTTYGIFGRVVIPLSKAVLATMTLFYAVGLWNSWFSAYLYMDRKELFPVTVYLRNLIAAATGAQEVTGGAGADAVQIGANIQSVTMLLTVLPIICFYPFIQKYFVSGVMLGSVKG from the coding sequence GTGACCGATCCCCTCGCCGTCGCGCCGGACATCGCGGCCGTCCGGACCCAGGGCGGCGCCGTCAGGGACACCCCCGGCTACCGCGCGTTCCGCGTGGTCAACGTCGCCGTCCTGCTCCTCGTCTGCGTCGTGACGCTCTACCCGTTCGTCAACCTCGTCGCCAAGGCGTTCTCCTCGGAGGGCTACATCGCCGCCGGCCAGGTGAACCTGTGGCCGCGCGGGTTCAACACCACGACGTTCCAGGCCGTCATGGGCGACCCGATGTTCTGGACGAACTACAAGAACACGCTCGTCTACACGGTCGTCGGGACCATCATCGCGATGCTGCTGACGACGACCTACGCGTACGCCATCAGCCGGCCCCGCCTCAAGGGCCGGACGTTCTTCATCGGCCTCGCGGTGTTCACGATGTTCTTCGGCGGCGGGCTCATCCCGAACTACATCCTCATCGCGAACTTCCTCGGCTGGCGCAACTCGATGTGGGCGGTCGTGGTGCCGGGGGCGCTGTCGGTCTTCAACCTGCTCGTCATGAAGTCCTTCTTCGAGAACTTCCCCGCGGAGCTGGAGGAGGCCGCCGCCATCGACGGGCTCACCACCTACGGGATCTTCGGCCGCGTCGTCATCCCGCTCTCGAAGGCCGTGCTCGCGACGATGACGCTCTTCTACGCGGTCGGCCTGTGGAACTCCTGGTTCAGCGCCTACCTCTACATGGACCGCAAGGAGCTCTTCCCGGTCACGGTCTACCTGCGCAACCTCATCGCCGCGGCGACGGGCGCGCAGGAGGTCACCGGCGGCGCCGGGGCCGACGCCGTGCAGATCGGCGCCAACATCCAGTCGGTCACCATGCTCCTCACGGTGCTGCCGATCATCTGCTTCTACCCCTTCATCCAGAAGTACTTCGTCTCGGGCGTGATGCTCGGCTCCGTCAAGGGCTGA
- a CDS encoding rhamnulokinase — MSDGSTDRPADPDPPGPTDPPGPTAPSAAPAPTCRAFAAVDLGATSGRVIVGEVTGGPGSERVELTEVARFANEPVLLPPTRGDGPEVLTWDLPALWRGILDGLRDAVARFGRLAGVGIDSWAVDYGIVDDAGRLLAAPVCYRDARTTPVLARVFDRVPAPDQYAVNGLQVQPFTTAFQLLADPVVATRVASTPTDGGAAAPTARPPISDATGGGHPAGTPAGGARVLLLPDLLGAWLTGVERAELTNASTTGLLDAATRTWSTDLLARFGLPSDLLPDLVAPGELLGAVRPAIAARLGLERQATLPVWTVGSHDTASAVVAVPLSTPSAAYVSCGTWSLVGLELPEPVLTEASRAANVTNEAGVDGTVRYLKNVMGLWVLSEALRWYASVGEPVQLADALAAARAVRPLRTVVDIDDATLLPPGDMPGRLAVLARATGQPVPSDVGEVVRCILDSLALAYRRSVREVGTLAGREVDVVHVVGGGVHNADLMQLAADALGVPVVAGPAEGAALGNVLVQARAAGLLAGTLADLRRVVERSTTLVTFTPGATGGAGAAAWDDAETRAHGGAPTDPIDDPRPSRGRHPSATTQERP, encoded by the coding sequence ATGTCCGACGGCTCCACCGACCGCCCCGCCGATCCCGACCCACCGGGCCCGACCGACCCACCGGGCCCGACGGCCCCGTCCGCCGCACCCGCCCCGACCTGCCGCGCCTTCGCCGCCGTCGACCTCGGCGCGACGTCCGGTCGCGTCATCGTCGGCGAGGTCACGGGCGGGCCGGGGAGCGAGCGCGTCGAGCTGACCGAGGTCGCGCGGTTCGCGAACGAGCCCGTCCTCCTCCCGCCGACCCGCGGCGACGGCCCGGAGGTCCTCACCTGGGACCTCCCGGCGCTGTGGCGCGGCATCCTCGACGGGCTGCGCGACGCGGTCGCCCGGTTCGGCCGGCTCGCCGGCGTCGGGATCGACTCCTGGGCTGTCGACTACGGGATCGTCGACGACGCCGGGCGGCTCCTCGCCGCCCCCGTCTGCTACCGCGACGCCCGCACGACGCCCGTGCTCGCGCGCGTCTTCGACCGCGTTCCGGCCCCCGACCAGTACGCCGTCAACGGGCTCCAGGTCCAGCCGTTCACCACGGCGTTCCAGCTCCTCGCCGACCCCGTCGTCGCGACCCGCGTCGCGAGCACCCCGACGGACGGGGGCGCCGCGGCGCCGACCGCCCGCCCCCCGATCAGCGACGCCACCGGCGGCGGCCACCCGGCCGGCACCCCCGCCGGTGGCGCTCGCGTCCTCCTCCTGCCCGATCTTCTCGGCGCCTGGCTCACCGGCGTCGAGCGCGCGGAGCTCACCAACGCCTCGACCACCGGGCTGCTGGACGCCGCCACCCGGACCTGGTCGACGGACCTCCTCGCCCGGTTCGGCCTGCCGTCGGACCTGCTGCCCGACCTCGTGGCACCCGGCGAGCTCCTCGGTGCGGTCCGCCCGGCGATCGCGGCGCGGCTCGGGCTCGAGCGGCAGGCGACGCTGCCCGTCTGGACGGTCGGCTCGCACGACACGGCCTCCGCCGTCGTCGCCGTCCCGCTCAGCACGCCGAGCGCCGCCTACGTCTCGTGCGGCACCTGGTCGCTCGTCGGGCTGGAGCTGCCCGAGCCCGTCCTGACCGAGGCCTCGCGCGCCGCGAACGTGACGAACGAGGCGGGCGTCGACGGCACGGTCCGCTACCTCAAGAACGTCATGGGCCTGTGGGTCCTGTCCGAGGCGCTGCGCTGGTACGCGAGCGTCGGCGAGCCCGTCCAGCTCGCCGACGCCCTCGCCGCGGCCCGCGCGGTGCGGCCCCTGCGGACCGTCGTCGACATCGACGACGCCACCCTCCTGCCGCCCGGCGACATGCCGGGCCGCCTCGCCGTGCTCGCCCGTGCGACGGGTCAGCCCGTCCCGTCCGACGTCGGCGAGGTCGTGCGGTGCATCCTCGACTCGCTCGCGCTCGCCTACCGGCGCAGCGTCCGCGAGGTCGGGACGCTGGCCGGGCGCGAGGTCGACGTCGTCCACGTGGTCGGCGGCGGCGTGCACAACGCGGACCTCATGCAGCTCGCGGCCGACGCGCTCGGCGTGCCCGTCGTCGCCGGCCCCGCCGAGGGCGCGGCGCTGGGCAACGTCCTCGTCCAGGCGCGCGCCGCCGGACTCCTGGCGGGGACGCTGGCCGACCTGCGCCGCGTCGTCGAGCGCTCGACCACGCTCGTCACGTTCACCCCCGGCGCGACCGGCGGCGCCGGCGCCGCGGCGTGGGACGACGCCGAGACCCGGGCGCACGGCGGCGCCCCCACCGACCCGATCGACGACCCGCGGCCATCCCGCGGGCGTCACCCGTCCGCGACCACCCAGGAGCGACCATGA